A stretch of DNA from Streptomyces sp. NBC_01197:
GATCGCCCGGTACATGGTGCCCGAGGTGAAAGGGCGCCCGCTGATGCTGGAACGCCATCCCGAAGGCATCGGAGCACAGCCGCACTTCATGCAGAAGGACACACCGGACCACTACCCGGAATGGGTGCACACGGCCGAGGTCGCCAAGGAGGGCGGCACCGTCCGGCACACCCTCTGCGACGACGCCGCCACCCTGGTCTTCCTCGCCGACCAGGCCTGTGTCACCTTGCACCGCTGGCTGTCCACCACCGCGCACCTGGACCAGCCCGACCGCCTGGTCTTCGACCTCGACCCGCCGGGACACGACTTCGAGGCGGTGCGTCACGCGGCTCGCCTGACGAAGGAGCTGCTGGACGAACTGAAGCTGCCCGCCATGCTGATGACCACCGGCTCCAAGGGGCTGCATGTGACCGTCCCGCTCGACGGTCGCACCGGGTTCGACGACTGCCGGGCCTTCGCGAGGGAGGCGGCCGAAGTCCTGGCCGCCCGGGACCCCGGCCGGCTGACCACCGCGGTACGCAAGGACGCGCGCGGCGACCGCCTCTACCTCGATGTCCAGCGCAACGCCTACGCCCAGACCGCGGTCGCTCCGTGGTCGGTACGGGCCAGGGAGGGTGCGCCGGTCGCGGTGCCACTGACCTGGGACCACCTCGAAGACCCCGGCCTCACCGCCCGGAGCTGGTCCTTGCGCGATGTGGACGCCATCGTGGAGCTCGCCGGGTCAGAACCCTGGTCGGGCCTGGGGCGCGGCCGGTCCCTCCCGGCAGCCCGGCAGAGGCTGGACAGACTGCGCTGACCCGGCGTCCGGCCGGAATGCGGCGCTGGGCCGAGCGGGTACCGTCCGGCCCGGTCGGTGTACGGCTGCGATGTCCCAGCCGGCTACCACTCGATCTCGTCGGTGGAGCAGATGCGCGCGCTCATGTTGCGTTCCATCATGCGCAACGCGGCGTCAGCGAGGTCATCGTGGATGTGGGCGACAGCGTCACGCGGGACGGTGACCTTGAGATGCCGAATGTGCGCGTCGAGGGCGGAGTACAGGACGCACTGCTCGGTGACCTGGCCGCAGAGCACCACGTGGGCGATGCCGAGCTGGTTGAGCAGGTAGGCAAGCGGCGTCTCGTAGAAGATCGAATGTCGCGCCTTCACCACGAACAGCGACGTGTCGTCCGGCCGGATGGGCTCGACCAGTTCCGCGTGCGGGGCCGCCAGCGCGGTGTCGACGATCTCGCCATGGTGCGATCGCCATTCCCCGAAGTTGTCGTTGACGTAGATCACCGGAATGCCGTCGGCGCGGGCCCGTTCCAGCAGCCGGGCGATCGTCGGTACCACCTCCGACACGGTGGGAAGGAGGCGGTTCGCATCGGGGTGGTCATATGTGTTGATCATGTCAATGACGATGAGCGCGCTCTTGCTCATGAGCCGGGCGCCGCTCGTCGCGGGCGGGCCTGTGCCGCCCGGTTACTGAGCACGCTGAAAGTGGACGACACTGCCGTCACGCTCCTTTCAGGATTCGCGGGCGGGCCACACCCCCACGTGGGACAACGTTCCGCCGTTTTCGCTCCTCCTACCACTCGGGTGACCTCTCCCCCGGGGCCTGAACCGCTCCCGGGCCCCCTTATTTCTTCCTGTGGTTATTTCTTCCTGTGGGGTTTCCGTCGCGCTCTTGCGGCTACGCGAATGGCTGATGGCTGTGGCTACGGCGGACAGCGCCGAGATGCCACAGCCGCCACTCCGCGTGAGGATGTTCGAGGCGACTCGGATCTTCGCGTCCTGTGAGCGAAGGCAGGGGCAGCCAGGTCCGCGTGCCCGCGTCATGCGCACACGTTCGTGAGACTCGGGAAAGGAAGGGAGCCATGCAGCCGGAGCCGGCGCAGGACGCCGCCACAGGGGCGGGCGCGACAGCGGCCTTCGACACAGCCGGGCTTGAGAAGGCGCTGCTGTCCAGGGTGCGGGGCGAGGTGCGGTTCGACCCGGGGAGCCGGGGTGCCTACTCCACGGACGGGTCGAACTACCGGCAGGTGCCGACGGGTGTGGTCGTGCCCCACGATGTGGAGGCGGGCGCCGAGGCGGTGCGAGTGTGCGCCGAGTTCGGCGCGCCGGTGCTGTCCCGGGGCGGCGGCACCAGTCTGGGCGGCCAGTGCACCAATACGGCGGTCGTCATCGACTGGACGAAGTACTGCCACCACCTGGTGTCGGTCGATCCGGAAGCCAGGACCTGTGTCGTGGAGCCGGGGATCGTACTCGACGAGCTCAACCGGCAACTGGCCGGTCATGGGCTGAAGTTCGGGCCGAAGCCCGCGACTCACAGTCACTGCACGCTGGGCGGGATGATCGGGAACAACTCCTGCGGCGCGTCGGCCCAGGCGTACGGGAAGACCGTGGACAACGTACGGCGCCTGGAGATCCTGACCTACGACGGGCTGCGCTGCTGGGTCGGCCCCACCACTGACGCGGAGTTCGATGACATCGTCGCCGGGGGCGGCCGCCGGGCCGAGCTGTACCGGGGCCTGCGGCAGATCAGTGAGCGCTGCCTCGCGGACATCCGGCGCGGATACCCGGACATCCCCCGCCGGGTGTCCGGCTACAACCTCGACTCGCTGCTGCCCGAGAAGCACTTCGATGTGGCCGGGGCCCTGGTGGGCAGCGAGGGCACTCTCGTCACGGTGCTGTCGGCCGAGCTCGACCTGGTGCCGGTACCGGCTTACGAGGCGATGGCGGTGCTCGGGTACAGCGACATCTGCGCCGCGGCCGATGACGTACCGCGGGTGCTGGAGCACAGCGATCCGGAGCTCCTGGAGGCGCTGGACGGACGCATGGCCCAGCTGATGCGGGAGGAGCACTCCCATCTGGACTCACTGGCCCGGTTCCCCGAGGGGGAGAGCTGGCTGCTGGTGCAGTTCAGCGCGGAAAGCCGCGAGGAGGCCGACTCCAAGGTTCGCGACATGCTGCGGGCGCTGGGGCGGGACGAGCACGATCCTTCGGTCGCCGTCTCCGACGATCCGGGGCGCGAGCAGAAAATGCTCCAGGCCCGCGAGGCGGGGCTCGGGGTCACCGCGAGGCCGCCGGACGACCGCGAGACATGGGAAGGCTGGGAGGACTCCGCGGTCCCGCCCGAGCGGCTGGGCGACTATCTGCGTGATCTGAAGAAGCTCTTCGACGAGTTCGACTACGACCACCCGTCGCTCTACGGACACTTCGGCCACGGATGCGTGCACACCCGTATCCCCTTCGGGCTCAAGACCGCTGACGGTGTGGCGGCCTTCCGGGAGTTCCTGATGAGGGCCGCCGATCTGGTCTCCTCCTACGGCGGGTCGCTGTCCGGTGAGCACGGTGACGGACAGGCACGCGGCGAGCTGCTGACCCGTATGTTCGGCGACCGGCTGGTCGCAGCGTTCGGCGAGGTCAAAGCGCTCTTCGACCCCGGCAACCGGATGAACCCGGGCAAGGTCGTCGATCCGTACCGGGTGGATGAGAACCTGCGGCTGGGGCCTCTGTGGCGCCCCCGTGACGACGACACCGAGTTCGGCTACCCGGAGGACGACCATTCGTTCACCCGGGCCGTGATGCGGTGTGTCGGTATCGGGAACTGCCGCAGCCACCAAGGCGGTGTGATGTGCCCGTCCTACCGGGCCACCGGTGAGGAGGAACACTCGACCCGGGGCCGGTCCCGGCTGCTGTTCGAGATGCTGGGCGGCCACGCCGACTCGCCCGTCACCGACGGGTGGCGCTCGGCTGAGGTCCGCGACGCCCTCGACCTGTGTCTGGCCTGCAAGGGCTGCAAGTCCGACTGCCCGACCGGTGTCGACATGGCCACGTACAAGGCCGAATTCCTCTCCCACCACTACGAGGGGCGGCTGCGGCCCGCCGCCCACTATTCGATGGGCTGGCTGCCGCTGTGGGCGCGTCTGGCACGGGTGGCGCCGGGTCTGGCCAACGCTGTCCTGCACGCCCCGGGGCTGGCGCGGATCGGCAAGCGCCTCGCCGGGGTCGCCGCCGAGCGTGAGGCGCCGCTCTTCGCCGGGGAGTCCTTCGCCGAGTGGTGGGTCCGGCGCGGCACCCCGGAGCCCGATCCCTTCGATCCGCGTACGGTCGTTCTGTGGCCCGACACCTTCAGTAACCACTTCCATCCCGGCGTGGCCAAGTCCGCGGTGCGGGTGCTGGAGGACGCCGGGTTCAAGGTGGCGGTGCCGCCCGGGACGGTGTGCTGCGGGCTCACCTGGATCTCCACCGGCCAACTCGCGACGGCGAAGCAGGTGTTGAACCGCACGCTGGACGTGCTGCGCCCATGGATCGAGGCGGGCACCCCTGTCGTCGGACTGGAGCCGTCCTGTACCGCTGTCTTCCGCTCCGACGCGCCGGAACTGATGCCCGACGACCAGGACGTGCAGCGCCTCGCGCAGCAGTTCAGGACGTTCTCCGAGCTGCTTGTCAACGACGCCCCCGATGGCTGGCAGCCGCCGTCGCTCAGCCGCACTGCCATGGTGCAGACGCACTGCCACCAGCACGCGGTGATGAAGTACGACGCCGATCGTGAGCTGATGAAGCGCGCCGGCATCGACGCTGACGTACTGGACGAGGGGTGCTGCGGTCTGGCCGGGAACTTCGGCTTCGAACGCGGCCACCACGACGTGTCCATGAAGGTCGGCGAACAGGGGGTACTGCCCGCCGTGCGCGAGGCGTCGCCCAGCGCTCTGGTCCTCGCCGACGGGTTCAGCTGCAGAACGCAGATCGAACAGGGCGACACCGGGCGCCGCGCGATGCACCTGGCCGAGGCCCTCGCGCTCGGCCTCGACCCCCATGCACCCGCGGACCATCCGGAGAAACTCACCGAACGTCCCGGCGCCTCGCCGAACGGCGCCCGCCTGACCACAGCCACGGCCCTCGCGGCCGGGGCGGCAGGGGCCGCCATCGGTGTGTGGGCGTGGCGGCGCCGCTGATCCGTGATCCGAACGGGCAGGGCCGCGGATGAGCCCTCGACGCCCGGCCAAGACCATCCAGAAGTCGAACGAGAGGAAGCCCCGTGTCGATCAAGGTGTCCGACTACATTCTCCAGCGACTGCGCGAGTGGGATGTCGACCATGTCTTCTCCTACGCCGGTGACGGCATCAACGGCCTCCTGGCCGCCTGGGGGCGCGCGGACAACAAGCCGAAGTTCGTCCAGGCGCGCCATGAGGAGATGGCGGCCTTCGAGGCGGTGGGTTACGCCAAGTTCTCCGGCAAGGTCGGTGTGTGCGCCGCGACGTCCGGCCCGGGAGCGGTCCATCTGCTGAACGGTCTGTACGACGCGAAGCTCGACCACGTCCCGATGGTCGCGATCGTCGGACAGACCAACCGCACCGCCATGGGTGGCTCCTACCAGCAGGAGGTCGACCTGCTGAGCCTCTACAAGGACGTCGCCTCCGACTTCTGCGAAATGGTGACGGTCCCCGAGCAGCTCCCCAATGTCATCGACCGGGCCATGCGCACCGCCTACGCCCGCCGGTCGGTGACCGCGATCATCATTCCGGCCGATGTGCAGGAGCTGGACTACACGCCTCCGGCCCACGCCTTCAAGATGGTGCCCTCCAGCCTGGGCATGGCCCAGTACGCTCCGGTGCCCGCCGCAGCCGAGATCACCAAAGCGGCCGAGGTACTGAACGCGGGAGAGAAGGTCGCGATCCTGATCGGCCAGGGGGCCCGCGGTGCCCGCGCCGAGGTCGAGGAACTGGCCGATGTGCTGGGCGCCGGGGTCGCCAAGGCGCTGCTGGGGAAGGACGCGCTGCCCGACGATCTGCCGTATGTGACCGGGGCGATCGGCCTGCTGGGCACCCGTCCGTCGTACGAACTGATGCAGGACTGCGACACGCTGCTCGTCGTCGGCTCCAGCTTCCCGTACACCCAGTTCATGCCCGAGCTCGACCAGGCGCGCGCGGTGCAGATCGATATCGACCCCCACATGATCGGGATGCGGTACCCGTTCGAGGTCAACCTGGTGGGCGACGCCAAGGAGACGCTCAAGGCGCTGTTGCCGCAGCTGAAGCGGAAGAAGCACGGGGCCTGGCGCAAGAAGATCGAGAAGGACACGGCGCGCTGGTGGGAGGTTATGGAACGGCGGGCCGCCGTGGAGGCCGACCCCGTCAATCCGGAGTACGTGGTGCACGCGCTCGACGCACTGCTGCCGAACGACGTGATCCTCGCCGCCGACTCCGGCTCAGCCGCGAACTGGTACGCCCGGCACCTGCGGATGCGTGGGACGATGCGCGGCTCTCTGTCCGGGACCCTCGCCACCATGGGGCCCGGTGTGCCCTATGTGATCGGCGCCAAGTTCGCCCACCCGGGCCGGCCTGCCCTCGCGATCGTGGGTGACGGTGCGATGCAGATGAACGGGATGGCCGAGCTCATCACCGCTGCCAAGTACTGGCAGGAGTGGGAGGATCCCCGGCTGATCGTGGCCGTACTCAACAACCAGGACCTCAACCAGGTCACCTGGGAGATGCGCGCGATGTCGGGGGCCCCGCAGTTCCTTCCCTCACAGGCGATCCCGGATGTGCCCTACGCGGACTTCGCTCGGTCCATCGGCCTCGACGGGGTACGGGTGGAGAAGCCGGGAGAGGTGGAATCCGCCTGGCACCGGGCTCTGGGCGCCGACCGCCCCTTCGTCATCGACTTCCGCACCGACCCCGCCGTACCGCCCATTCCGCCGCACGCCAGCCTGGACCAGATCGAGGCCGCGGCCGCCGCCATCGCCAAGGGCGACAGTGACCGGGCGGGCATGATCCGGCAGGGCTTCAAGGCCAAGGTGCAGGAAATGCTGCCCGGCGGCCACCGGCACGGCGACGCTCCGGAGTCCCGGGGAGGGGCTGACAGTTGATTGCTCCAGGCACTCCTCCGGATACGGACCCGCTGGTGGCGGGCGTCGAGGTCGCCGCGTACACGGTGCCGACCGACGTACCGGAGGCGGACGGCACGCTGGCCTGGGAGTCGACCACCCTGGTTCTCGTGCAGGTGCACTGCGGCGACGCCGTGGGGCTCGGCTACACCTACGGTGCGCCGGCCACCGCCAACGTCATCAGGGACCACCTCACGTCCGTGGTGACCGGCCGGTCCGTCTGGGACACACCCGGTGCCAACGAGGCCATGACCCGGGCCCTGCGCAACGCCGGGCGCCCGGGTGTGGCCGCCGGGGCCGTCTCCGCCGTCGACATCGCGCTGTGGGACCTCAAGGCCCGCCTGCTCGGCCTCCCCCTTGTCCGGCTGCTCGGTGCGAGCCGGACCGAGGTGCCCGTTTACGGCAGCGGGGGCTTCACCACGTACGACGAAGGGCAGCAGGACCGCCAGCTGCGTACCTGGGTGGCGGAGCAGGGCATCCCACGGGTCAAGATCAAAATCGGTGAGTCCTGGGGGCAGGCGGAGAAGCGGGACCGCGAACGCGTCGCACGGGCCCGGCGGAGCATCGGTGACGACGCTCAGCTGTTCGTCGACGCCAACGGCGCGTACACGGTCAAACAGGCTGTCCGGCTCGCCCGGCACCTCGATGACAACGGCGTCTCCTGGTTCGAGGAGCCCGTGTCGTCCGATGACCTCCGGGGTCTGGCGCGCATCCGGGACGCGGTCACGACGGAGGTCACCGCCGGCGAGTACGGCTACACGCTGTCCTACTTCCGGCACATGCTCGACGCGGGCGCCGTGGACTGCCTGCAGGCCGACGTCACCCGATGCGGCGGCATCACCGTATGGCTGCGCGTCGCGGCGCTCGCCGAGGCCGCCGGACTCCAGATCTCCGGGCACTGCGCCCCGCACATGCATGCCCACGTGGCGGCGTCCGTGCCGAACCTCCGTCATCTCGAATGGTTCCACGACCACGTACGCATCGAGCGGATGCTGTTCGACGGCGTACTCGACCCGGACGGCGGGGCGCTCCGGCCCGGCCTGTCCGGAGCGGCCGGGCTCGGCCTGACACTCCGCCACGAAGCAGCCGAGCCCTACCGCATCGCCTGACCTGATCCCGGTCCATGCCCCCGCCCGCCGAGAGGACGTTCCGCCATGGTGACACCGAACGCCACCGACACCGGTGCGGCGTTCACCCCGCATGTGCTGCGCGACTACGCGCTGCTGGCCGACGGAGAGCGGGGCGCACTGGTCGGCCCGCAGGGGGACATCGCGTGGATGTGCGCTCCGCACTGGGACTCCGACGCGGTGTTCTCCGCCCTCATCGGAGGCAGTGGGGCCTACGCGGTCACCCCACAGGACCCGCACCATGTGTGGGGCGGCTCCTATGAGCGGGGAAGCCTGATCTGGCACAGCCGCTGGATCACCACCGACGGCCCCATCGAATGCCGCGAGGCGCTCGCGTTCCCCGGCGACCGCGACCGGGTGGTCCTGCTGCGCCGCGTCCTGGCAGTCGACCGCCCGGCGCGCGTACGGGTGCTGCTGGAGCCACGGGGCGGGTTCGGGTACGACCACAACCGCCACCTGAGGCAGCACGGCGGGGTATGGACGGGACGGACAGGCCCACTGCGGTGGCGCTGGACGGGCGCCGAAGCGGCGCGGCCGACCGACCACGTGGACGGCAAGGGCGAGCTGCTGGCATTCGATCTGACCGTGCCCCCGGGCGGCCACCACGACCTGGTGCTGGAGCTGTCCAGGGAGGCGCTGCCCGATGAACCGGTGGACGCGGACCTGGCATGGGCAGCCACTGAGGCGTCCTGGGCGCGGGCCTGCCCGGCGCCCGCCAACACCATCGCGACGCGCGACGCACACCATGCCCAAGCGGTCCTGCGCGGCCTGACGAGCAGTGGTGGCGGCATGGTCGCCGCGACCACGATGTGCCTGCCCGAGCGCGCGGGCACCGGCCGCAACTACGACTACCGCTACGCGTGGATCCGGGACCAGTGCTACGCGGGCATCGCTGCGGCGGGTGTCGGCGCCGACGAGCTGCTCGATTCCGCGGTGGGTTTCGTCTCCGCCCGGCTCCTCGAAGACGGGCCGCACCTCAAACCGGCCTACACCGTCACGGGCGGCGCGGTGCCCTCCGAGCGCGAGCTGAACCTGCCCGGCTATCCGGGCGGGACCGACAAGGTCGGCAACTGGGTGAACCAGCAGTTCCAGCTCGACTCGTTCGGCGAGGCCCTGCAACTGCTGGCCGCCGCTGACCGGCGCGAGCGTCTGGGCCCCGAAGGATGGGGCGCCATACAGGCCGCTGTCGACGCGGTCGAGCAGGTCTGGTCCCGGCCGGAAGCCGGCCTCTGGGAAATCGACAACCGGCGCTGGACGCACTCGCGGCTCGCCTGCGTCGGCGGCCTGCGTGCCGTCGCCGCGCTGCCGGGCAGAGCCAGGGACGTCGCCCGGTACGCATCGCTCGCCGACACGATCCTGGCCGACACCGCGCGTACCAGCGTGCACGCCGACGGCCGGTGGCAGCGGGCGCCCGACGACCCCGGCGTCGACGCGGCACTCCTGCTGCCGCCCGTTCGCGGCGCGCTGCCCGCCTCGGACCCCCGCACCCTCGCCACCCTGCGCGCCGTCCGGGAGGAGTTGTCCCGCGACGAGTACGTCTACCGCTTCCGCCACGACCAGCGGGCGCTCGGCGACGCCGAAGGGGCTTTCCTGCTGTGCGGATTCATGATGGCGCTGGCCGAGCACCAGCAGGGTCACACCGTGCGCGCCCTGCGTTTCTTCGAACGCAACCGGGCGGCATGCGGATCGCCCGGGCTGTTCTCGGAGGAGTACGACATCACACAGCGGCAGCTGCGCGGCAACCTGCCGCAGGCCTTCGTCCACGCACTGCTCCTGGAGTGCGCGGGCCGCCTCACCGAAGAGCCTCCGCCGCCCGGATAGCGCCGGCTCAGTGCGAGCCGCGCCCGCTTTCCCGAGGCCGGCCGGCACTCCACCCCAGTCAGAAAGGACGGGCACACAGATGCCGCAGACCGTAGTGATCACCGGAGCGAGCGCAGGCGTCGGGCGGGCCACCGCCGAGCTCTTCGGCCGGCGCGGGGCGAACGTCGTCCTCCTCGCGCGCGGTGAGGCGGGGCTCAAAGGCGCGGCCCACGATGTCGAGGAGGCCGGTGGTACAGCCCTGGCGATCCCCACCGACACCGCGGACTACACAGCCGTCGAGGCCGCGGCCGAGCAGGCCGAGCAGACCTTCGGACCCATTGACGTATGGATCAACGTGGGCTTCACCTCGGTGTTCGCCCCGTTCGCCGAGATCGGGGCGGATGAGTTCCGCCGCGTGACCGAGGTGTCCTACCTGGGCTTCGTACACGGAACCATGGCCGCCCTGGCCCGCATGAAACCGCGCGACCGCGGCACCGTCGTACAGGTCGGCTCCGCGCTCGGATCGAGGAGCATCCCCCTGCAGTCCGCGTACTGCGGCGCCAAACACGCCATCAACGGGTTCACGGAATCAGTACGCTGCGAACTCATCCACGACCACAGCAATGTACACATCACCATCGCGCAGCTGCCCGCGGTCAACACCCCGCAGTTCTCCTGGGTGCTGTCCCGGCTGCCGCGCCACCCGCAGCCGGTGCCCCCGATCTATCAGCCCGAAGTCGCGGCCCGCGCCATCGTGTTCGCAGCGGACCATCCCCGGCGCAAGCAGTACTGGGTGGCCGGGAGCACGGCCGCCACGATTCTCGCGCAGAAGTTCGCTGCGCCCCTGCTGGACCGCTATCTGGGCCGCACGGGCTACGACTCCCAGCAGACGGCCGAGCGTGTGCCGGAGCGCCCCGGCAACCTCTGGGAGCCCATGGACAAGTCCGGAGCCAAGGACTACGGGGCGCACGGATCCTTCGACAACAACGCGCACACACGGAGCGTGCAGGTCTGGGCCTCCCAGCACGCCCGGCTGGTGTCAGCGGTGAGTGCGGCTATCGCCCTCGGGGTGGGCAGAGCGCTCATCGGACGGGCACGGAAGTGACGTCGGTCCACGGAGAACAGGGAGAACCGCCGCCGCAGGGCGGCACACCCGAAGCCCCGGACCCGCGGCGCTGGACCGCGCTCGGGGTGTGCCTGATCGCCGGCTTCATGACGCTCCTGGACGTATCCATCGTCAACGTGGCGCTGCCCTCGATCCGCGAAGGACTGCACACCCCGGAATCCGATCTGCAGTGGGTCCTGTCCGGGTACGCGCTCGCTTTCGGTCTGTTCCTCATCCCGGCGGGCCGGCTGGGGGACGCGCGAGGCCGCCGCGCGGTGTTCATGGTGGGCCTTGCTCTCTTCACCCTCGCGTCGGCGGCCTGTGGCGCGGCCCAGTCGAGTACGTGGCTGGTGATCGCACGGCTGGTGCAGGGCGTGGCGGGCGGCCTGATCTCGCCGCAGATCTCCGCACTGATCCAGCAGATGTTCCGCGGCGGCGAGCGCGGCAGGGCCTTCGGGATGTTCGGCACCGTGGTGGGCATCTCGACGGCCGTGGGACCGCTCCTTGGCGGCCTGCTGATCCAGGCGGCCGGCCCGGAGGAGGGCTGGCGATGGGTCTTCTACGTGAACCTTCCGCTGGGCGCCGTCTGCCTCCCGCTGGCCCGGCGGCTCCTGCCCGACACCCCGACCGCCGGCCATGTGCGACTGCGCGACCTCGACCCCCTCGGTGTCTTCCTGCTCGGCGCCGGTGTGCTGGCGCTGCTCCTGCCCTTCGTTCAGGCCCAGCAGTGGCACGGCGGGCTGAAGTGGCTGCTGCTGCCGGTCGCACTGCTGCTGCTCGGCGGTTTCACCTGGTGGGAGTCCCGCTGCTCAGCGGGTGGCGTCCAGCCCGTACTGAACATGGCGCTTTTCCGTGTGCGTTCGTACTGGCTGGGATGTCTGCTGATCCTGCTGTACTTCGCCGGTTTCACCTCCATCTTCTTCATCAGCACGCTGTATCTGCAGAGCGGGCTGCACTACAGCGCACTGCTCGCCGGGCTGTCCATCACCCCCTTCGCGCTCGGCTCGGGTGCCACCGCTGCCCTGGGAGGCCGGCTGGTGGGCCGGTTCGGCCGGCCGCTCATCGCCATCGGGCTGACCATGGTGGCGGTGGGGCTGGGCGGCACGGCCCTGGCGGTGCACATGGTGCCGGGCCGCGGGGCGGGCTGGGCGATGGCGGCGCCGCTGCTGCTGGCGGGGCTCGGGAGCGGTCTGGTGATCGCCCCGAACCAGACCCTGACGCTGTCGGAGGTTCCGGTGGCGATGGGGGGCAGCGCGGGGGGCACACTCCAGACCGGCCAGCGGGTGGGCTCGGCGGTCGGCATCGCCGCTGTGGGCTCGGTGTTCTTCGCCCAGGTGGCCGACGGGTGGCCGACCGCGTACGACCACGGCCTCATCGTGTCGGTCGCGTTCGTGGTCGCCGCGCTGATCGCGGCCCTGGCGGACATCGGCACGAACCGCCTCAGCCGGGAGGGCTGACAGGGTTCGGCCGGAGGCCGCCCCCGTCCCCGCCCCCGCGTCGGTTGGCGCTCGGACTTCCAGTAGCGCGCGCATAGGCTGACGCCCATGCCGGACTCCGCGCCCCGCCCTGAACCGTTCACCCCGCAGGCCTCCCCCTCGGCTCTCGAGGACCTCCGTGCGCGGCTGCGCGCGACGCGCTGGCCCGATTCGCCCGAGGACGCCGGGTGGTCGCTCGGGACCGACGTCGGCTACCTCCGCGAACTGGTCGCCTACTGGGCGGACGAGTTCGACTGGCCCGCGCAGGAGGCGGCGCTCGCCCGGCTGCCCCGTTTCCGTGTCCCGGTCGGCGGCCTCGGGATCCACTTCGTACACGCCCGGGCCACCGCGCCGGCCGGGCCCGTCCTTCCGCTGGTCCTCTGCCACGGCTGGCCGGACTCCTTCTGGCGCTACGCGAAGGTCGTCCCGCTCCTCACCGACCCCGGCGCGCACGGGGCCGACCCCGCCGACGCGTTCGACGTGGTCGTGCCCGACATGCCGGGCTACGGGTACTCCGACCGCCCCACCGGCCTGCCTCTCGACTCCGTCTCGGTCGCCGGCCTGTGGGCCCGACTCATGGGCACCCTCGGCTACGAACGGTTC
This window harbors:
- a CDS encoding FAD-binding and (Fe-S)-binding domain-containing protein; the encoded protein is MQPEPAQDAATGAGATAAFDTAGLEKALLSRVRGEVRFDPGSRGAYSTDGSNYRQVPTGVVVPHDVEAGAEAVRVCAEFGAPVLSRGGGTSLGGQCTNTAVVIDWTKYCHHLVSVDPEARTCVVEPGIVLDELNRQLAGHGLKFGPKPATHSHCTLGGMIGNNSCGASAQAYGKTVDNVRRLEILTYDGLRCWVGPTTDAEFDDIVAGGGRRAELYRGLRQISERCLADIRRGYPDIPRRVSGYNLDSLLPEKHFDVAGALVGSEGTLVTVLSAELDLVPVPAYEAMAVLGYSDICAAADDVPRVLEHSDPELLEALDGRMAQLMREEHSHLDSLARFPEGESWLLVQFSAESREEADSKVRDMLRALGRDEHDPSVAVSDDPGREQKMLQAREAGLGVTARPPDDRETWEGWEDSAVPPERLGDYLRDLKKLFDEFDYDHPSLYGHFGHGCVHTRIPFGLKTADGVAAFREFLMRAADLVSSYGGSLSGEHGDGQARGELLTRMFGDRLVAAFGEVKALFDPGNRMNPGKVVDPYRVDENLRLGPLWRPRDDDTEFGYPEDDHSFTRAVMRCVGIGNCRSHQGGVMCPSYRATGEEEHSTRGRSRLLFEMLGGHADSPVTDGWRSAEVRDALDLCLACKGCKSDCPTGVDMATYKAEFLSHHYEGRLRPAAHYSMGWLPLWARLARVAPGLANAVLHAPGLARIGKRLAGVAAEREAPLFAGESFAEWWVRRGTPEPDPFDPRTVVLWPDTFSNHFHPGVAKSAVRVLEDAGFKVAVPPGTVCCGLTWISTGQLATAKQVLNRTLDVLRPWIEAGTPVVGLEPSCTAVFRSDAPELMPDDQDVQRLAQQFRTFSELLVNDAPDGWQPPSLSRTAMVQTHCHQHAVMKYDADRELMKRAGIDADVLDEGCCGLAGNFGFERGHHDVSMKVGEQGVLPAVREASPSALVLADGFSCRTQIEQGDTGRRAMHLAEALALGLDPHAPADHPEKLTERPGASPNGARLTTATALAAGAAGAAIGVWAWRRR
- the ligD gene encoding non-homologous end-joining DNA ligase; translated protein: MNDTYRIRAGRRTLEVHRPDKVLFAEDGGLTKADIAEYYRRIARYMVPEVKGRPLMLERHPEGIGAQPHFMQKDTPDHYPEWVHTAEVAKEGGTVRHTLCDDAATLVFLADQACVTLHRWLSTTAHLDQPDRLVFDLDPPGHDFEAVRHAARLTKELLDELKLPAMLMTTGSKGLHVTVPLDGRTGFDDCRAFAREAAEVLAARDPGRLTTAVRKDARGDRLYLDVQRNAYAQTAVAPWSVRAREGAPVAVPLTWDHLEDPGLTARSWSLRDVDAIVELAGSEPWSGLGRGRSLPAARQRLDRLR
- a CDS encoding enolase C-terminal domain-like protein, encoding MAGVEVAAYTVPTDVPEADGTLAWESTTLVLVQVHCGDAVGLGYTYGAPATANVIRDHLTSVVTGRSVWDTPGANEAMTRALRNAGRPGVAAGAVSAVDIALWDLKARLLGLPLVRLLGASRTEVPVYGSGGFTTYDEGQQDRQLRTWVAEQGIPRVKIKIGESWGQAEKRDRERVARARRSIGDDAQLFVDANGAYTVKQAVRLARHLDDNGVSWFEEPVSSDDLRGLARIRDAVTTEVTAGEYGYTLSYFRHMLDAGAVDCLQADVTRCGGITVWLRVAALAEAAGLQISGHCAPHMHAHVAASVPNLRHLEWFHDHVRIERMLFDGVLDPDGGALRPGLSGAAGLGLTLRHEAAEPYRIA
- a CDS encoding thiamine pyrophosphate-requiring protein; this translates as MKVSDYILQRLREWDVDHVFSYAGDGINGLLAAWGRADNKPKFVQARHEEMAAFEAVGYAKFSGKVGVCAATSGPGAVHLLNGLYDAKLDHVPMVAIVGQTNRTAMGGSYQQEVDLLSLYKDVASDFCEMVTVPEQLPNVIDRAMRTAYARRSVTAIIIPADVQELDYTPPAHAFKMVPSSLGMAQYAPVPAAAEITKAAEVLNAGEKVAILIGQGARGARAEVEELADVLGAGVAKALLGKDALPDDLPYVTGAIGLLGTRPSYELMQDCDTLLVVGSSFPYTQFMPELDQARAVQIDIDPHMIGMRYPFEVNLVGDAKETLKALLPQLKRKKHGAWRKKIEKDTARWWEVMERRAAVEADPVNPEYVVHALDALLPNDVILAADSGSAANWYARHLRMRGTMRGSLSGTLATMGPGVPYVIGAKFAHPGRPALAIVGDGAMQMNGMAELITAAKYWQEWEDPRLIVAVLNNQDLNQVTWEMRAMSGAPQFLPSQAIPDVPYADFARSIGLDGVRVEKPGEVESAWHRALGADRPFVIDFRTDPAVPPIPPHASLDQIEAAAAAIAKGDSDRAGMIRQGFKAKVQEMLPGGHRHGDAPESRGGADS
- a CDS encoding isochorismatase family cysteine hydrolase, which produces MSKSALIVIDMINTYDHPDANRLLPTVSEVVPTIARLLERARADGIPVIYVNDNFGEWRSHHGEIVDTALAAPHAELVEPIRPDDTSLFVVKARHSIFYETPLAYLLNQLGIAHVVLCGQVTEQCVLYSALDAHIRHLKVTVPRDAVAHIHDDLADAALRMMERNMSARICSTDEIEW